The genomic interval GAAGATATTGCTGCTTCCATAGAGAAaacaaagttaggtttcatcaagggagacaacaccaagcatatttcgcccaagttcttctataacgttcaacaacataagttcttgaatgttcagatcaatcaagtgagttcagaatccaatgttgcagATTtattcaccaagtctttgcctaaatctatttttgtgaaatatgtgatgagcattggcatgcgtcgtttattagaactttagagtttggtagacttcatggggaaaattaatattatacacttgtgtgtgtcttagccaataggtttcatgttaggagataaattaacatctctgtaatatattaggactctgaatcctatgagattgtggttttgtaatgcctatatatatgcccacatatcattcaatagatacaattatttcatcatgcatcaaTATAGTATTATTAAAGAGTATAATGACTTTGGATTTTTAATCAATACGACGAACTTATGATTACACGATTACGCACGTATAATGTATACAAGTACTATACATTCATCATGTACGTAGAGGACTCCAACCAATCCATCTCTAGCCATGAAGTCCGCCATGGTTCTTGTATCTTTGTTCATTACCTTCAATTATAGAGTTAAAATTGCGAAAACAAAAACTCCAACTCCCCCGTCAGCAAAACCCAAAAGCTATCCATTCTTCTCTCCTCCAACCACCGCCTGTCGCTTTTAACCGTCACACAGCCGTCAGTCGCGCcgcctcttcctcctccgtgTTGAATCAGATTCCACCCTCCCACCATCTGCCAACTGTACACCCCCTACCCGCCAAATCCCGCCAAAATTACAAATCCACCCACGTCTCAACACATGGCCGTGTTTCATTGGCTCTTGACATCAACACTGGCTTCCAGCAAGGCAGAAGAGCCCAGCTCAGCCTCCAAGGCCCCACCATCCACCACCAATAATTGATCATTCTTCCCCTCCTTCTAATCCTCTCTGTACTCAAGCTGGCATCACTGTCTCCTTCCTCCCTTCTCTACACTTCTACTCTTCTTCTACAGTTCTACTCCTTACAATCCTTCCCCTTTTTCTCCATTCAATCcttaaaccctaaccctagtcCTGTATATACCCAATACCctgttttctattttcttctttgatataAACCAAACACCAAACTCACTTCATTGATCACTCTGTTCAGCTCAAAGCTCAAACATGATGCTCCTACAGTTCACTTCCAACTCCATACCGattctcctcttcctcttaCTACTCTCGATCATGACCCTTACCTCGGATTCaaagccgccgccgccgcagtCGGTCTACGACGTTCTCAGGGCACATGGGCTTCCAATGGGGCTGCTGCCTAAGGGAGTGACCAAGTTCGATACCGACGGGGATGGTCACTTCCAGGTGTACCTGGATCAAGCTTGCAATGCCAAGTTCGAGAGTAATTTGCATTACGACAGAAACGTGTCCGGGACTCTGAGCTATGGTCGGATCGGAGGTTTGTCGGGTATTTCGGCGCAGGAGCTCTTTCTCTGGTTTCCGGTGAAGGATATCCGGGTCGATGTTCCCAGCTCAGGGATTATTTACTTTGATGTTGGAGTTGTTTATAAGCAATTCTCGCTTTCGCTATTTGAAACGCCACCGGATTGTACTGCAGTCGCCGCCTATGTCCTTGACGCCGGTTCCAAGGTCTATATTTTGAAATTCTTGGACCAATTAGTCAACTACTGTCTTTTTTACTAATTGAGAAGCTGATATGATTTATTTTGATTGATATGCAGAGTAACTCGGGAAAACTGCGGTATGGGATTGATCAGGAGCAACATTTTGGGAGAGGTTTTGTGTAGAAATTTTGTGGGGAGAAATGTGATTTAGAATTGTGGGTTATACTAAGGGATGGGATAGTGTGGTTGCTTGCCTTGTTTTAAGTTTATATTGGCCGGTGAATTCGATTCGAACCAGAGATTGGACGAGGCAGAAAGAGAGGTGTGTTACCAAAGATTTGAATACCAAATCACAGGTTATCAATCTGCAACAAGTTTATGTTGTAATTTTGTGTATTGTTTAAGCCTATATGGCATCACGAAAATCATTGATAGCATAAAGCTTCCAATAAAATGATCTTTA from Argentina anserina chromosome 2, drPotAnse1.1, whole genome shotgun sequence carries:
- the LOC126784975 gene encoding uncharacterized protein LOC126784975 produces the protein MMLLQFTSNSIPILLFLLLLSIMTLTSDSKPPPPQSVYDVLRAHGLPMGLLPKGVTKFDTDGDGHFQVYLDQACNAKFESNLHYDRNVSGTLSYGRIGGLSGISAQELFLWFPVKDIRVDVPSSGIIYFDVGVVYKQFSLSLFETPPDCTAVAAYVLDAGSKSNSGKLRYGIDQEQHFGRGFV